Proteins encoded together in one Eriocheir sinensis breed Jianghai 21 chromosome 41, ASM2467909v1, whole genome shotgun sequence window:
- the LOC127009531 gene encoding mucin-3A-like isoform X1: MDNSMDRHLNTSNRKLLQNFREVMEPKDTPSPVRYQAAAMKKRPPKGSLNRSKQKSRPSIGSRGGENLRTEVLHRRSEQSFMDQTLNVSVIQGINQTYANIAAPDSSESSFNSSIDLEKGARFRKQKKGKLETAPLPAEMKMTRPALKKKKKVAQSSSTSKEAGPRQKFITHNTVAQDTQDVEAQDKSKGFSTEAGIAKKTQSMPPEATSPQGAEHSLRTSANMDVSSISASSRRSDATYDFTADYDETLPNILDTKRKFRSKLSSRKLNLPSLIEALQAKQSSASPVTVSDILDTLNAPEVQVSSPDKGSQEPLEASDEESNESHSPATSGDDEAILPPLSFRDDEANRSTILRDTFFSDVDNTSRIRLHLEETDGDMNQNPLPKTPAPPEDEDMIVDLQKSASAAQGNGMSQVIDASPIKTPPRPSLGPITEVTPTKSSSSDMAQVNDPATSTGSPAQSSLKESKGQSIDDSSPRSLEDVGQVTDANTIRTPIRSSPRRSVGQASANKLSRSVGQVADAITTPIRSSPRRSVGQTSASKLSRSMGQVTDVITTPIRSSPRRSVGQVTDVITTPIRSSPRRSVGQASASRLSKNLGQVTDVIATPIRSSPRRSVGQVSASKSSRRSVGQVSASKSSRRSVGQVSASKSSRRSVGQVTDVTTTKIPIRSSPSRSVGQASASKPSPRSVGQVTDVTTTKTPTRSSPSRSVGQVTDVTTTKTPTRSSPSRSVGQVSASKSSQRSVGQVTDVTTTKTPTRSSLSESVGQVTNVTTTKTPIRSSPSRSVGQVTDVTTTKTPTRSSPRKIVGQASANKSSRRSVGQVTDVTTKTPTRSLPRKIVGHASASKSSRRSVGWVTDVTATKTPTRSSLSGSVGHVTDATTTRTPIRSSPRGNMGQASASKSSQRSVGQVTDVTTTKTPTRSSLSGSVGQVTDATTTRTLTRSSLSGSVGQVTDVTTTKAPTESSPSGSVGQVTDVTTTKTPTRISPRQGLKRNLGSVLVSPQKGSVEDNTVMDVSLGRSRNAEARHRDTTPIISEATPAEEGDESEEEENPKKRTRTSQSLPEDDEHSSFSDFENEYSLIPITARTPPRYRRDIHEGYEVRDEEVETSPLTIEASPPPPPPPETPIKEQPSTSASTAKVRQMTMREFLEQLKKKPVQPPLTRPTPLLPSLLGTAPSSSQLKPRGRPKGKTRRKKQLPASVSKRLTKEIFTQFAKCRVSKRALDEVVKITEIFWENLVDDVCAMQTTKKHPTKSIQPEDVEKLMKRQGLITSKESLEVLVEQLLPMEMWSFFKTFPEPAHNPFPSFTGPFYET; this comes from the exons ATGGACAACTCAATGGACCGCCACTTGAACACCTCAAATCGCAAGCTCCTACAGAACTTCAGGGAGGTAATGGAGCCAAAGGACACTCCTTCTCCCGTAAGATATCAGGCAGCTGCAATGAAGAAAAGACCTCCTAAGGGGAGCTTGAACAGGAGCAAGCAGAAGAGCAGACCATCTATAGGTAGCAGAG GTGGAGAAAACCTGCGTACTGAAGTCCTTCATCGCCGGTCAGAGCAATCTTTCATGGACCAAACCCTCAATGTCAGTGTTATACAAGGCATCAACCAGACTTACGCCAACATTGCAGCTCCAGACAGCAGCGAATCCTCTTTTAACTCAAGCATTGATTTGGAAAAAGGAGCAAGGTTTCgcaaacagaaaaagggaaaactggAGACTGCACCTCTTCCTGCTGAGATGAAGATGACCAGACCTGccttgaaaaagaaaaagaaagttgctCAGTCATCTAGTACCAGCAAGGAGGCAGGGCCTAGGCAGAAGTTTATCACCCATAACACTGTAGCTCAAGATACACAGGATGTTGAGGCACAGGATAAATCTAAAGGGTTCTCCACTGAGGCAGGTATAGCAAAGAAGACACAGTCCATGCCACCAGAAGCTACATCTCCACAAGGAGCTGAGCATTCACTACGTACATCTGCCAATATGGATGTTTCCTCCATAAGTGCCTCATCCAGAAGATCTGATGCAACATATGATTTTACAGCTGATTATGATGAGACACTTCCAAACATATTGGACACGAAGAGGAAGTTTCGTAGCAAGCTTTCTTCACGTAAACTAAACTTGCCCTCTCTTATTGAAGCCTTGCAAGCAAAACAATCATCTGCTAGTCCAGTAACTGTTTCTGATATCTTAGACACATTGAATGCTCCAGAGGTGCAGGTATCTTCCCCAGACAAGGGATCTCAAGAACCCCTGGAAGCTTCAGATGAGGAATCAAATGAGTCACACAGCCCAGCCACAAGTGGTGACGATGAAGCCATTCTTCCACCGCTGAGCTTCAGGGATGATGAGGCAAACAGATCCACAATTTTGCGTGACACATTTTTCTCAGATGTTGATAACACTTCAAGGATAAGGTTGCACCTTGAAGAAACTGATGGTGACATGAATCAGAATCCACTACCCAAAACACCGGCCCCACCGGAGGATGAAGACATGATAGTGGATCTACAGAAAAGTGCATCAGCAGCCCAGGGCAATGGCATGAGCCAGGTTATTGATGCCAGCCCCATCAAAACACCCCCTAGGCCAAGTCTGGGTCCGATCACTGAGGTCACGCCCACCAAGTCGTCATCCAGTGATATGGCTCAGGTCAACGATCCTGCTACCAGCACAGGCTCACCCGCACAGTCATcactgaaagaaagtaaaggtcaGTCCATCGATGACTCCTCACCCAGAAGTTTAGAAGATGTGGGTCAGGTCACTGATGCCAACACCATAAGAACACCCATCAGGTCATCACCAAGAAGAAGTGTGGGTCAGGCGAGTGCCAATAAGTTATCAAGAAGTGTGGGTCAGGTCGCAGAtgccatcaccacccccatcaggTCATCACCAAGGAGAAGTGTGGGTCAGACCAGTGCCAGTAAATTATCAAGAAGTATGGGTCAGGTCACTGATGTCATCACCACTCCCATCAGGTCATCACCAAGGAGAAGTGTGGGTCAGGTCACAGAtgtcatcaccacccccatcaggTCATCACCAAGGAGAAGCGTGGGTCAGGCCAGTGCCAGTAGGTTATCAAAAAATCTGGGTCAGGTCACTGATGTCATTGCCACCCCCATCAGGTCATCACCAAGGAGAAGTGTGGGTCAGGTCAGTGCCAGTAAGTCATCACGAAGAAGTGTGGGTCAGGTCAGTGCCAGTAAGTCATCACGAAGAAGTGTGGGTCAGGTCAGTGCCAGTAAGTCATCACGAAGAAGTGTGGGTCAGGTCACTgatgtcaccaccaccaaaataccCATCAGGTCATCACCAAGTAGAAGTGTGGGTCAGGCCAGTGCCAGTAAGCCATCACCAAGAAGTGTGGGTCAGGTCACTgatgtcaccaccaccaaaacacccACCAGGTCATCACCAAGTAGAAGTGTGGGTCAGGTCACTgatgtcaccaccaccaaaacacccACCAGGTCATCACCAAGTAGAAGTGTGGGTCAGGTCAGTGCTAGTAAGTCATCACAGAGAAGTGTGGGTCAGGTCACTGATGTCACAACTACCAAAACACCCACCAGGTCATCACTGAGTGAAAGTGTGGGTCAGGTCACAAATGTCACCACCACTAAAACACCCATCAGGTCATCACCAAGTAGAAGTGTGGGTCAGGTCACTGATGTCACCACAACCAAAACACCCACCAGGTCATCACCAAGGAAAATTGTGGGTCAGGCCAGTGCCAATAAGTCATCACGAAGAAGTGTGGGTCAGGTCACTGATGTCACCACTAAAACACCCACAAGGTCATTACCAAGGAAAATTGTGGGTCATGCCAGTGCCAGTAAGTCATCACGAAGAAGTGTGGGTTGGGTCACTGATGTCACCGCCACCAAAACACCCACCAGGTCATCATTGAGTGGAAGTGTGGGTCATGTCACAgatgccaccaccaccagaacaccCATCAGGTCATCACCAAGGGGAAACATGGGTCAGGCCAGTGCTAGTAAGTCATCACAGAGAAGTGTGGGTCAGGTCACTgatgtcaccaccaccaaaacacccACCAGGTCATCATTGAGTGGAAGTGTGGGTCAGGTCACAgatgccaccaccaccagaacactCACCAGGTCATCATTGAGTGGAAGTGTGGGCCAGGTCACTGatgtcaccaccaccaaagcaCCCACTGAGTCATCACCAAGTGGAAGTGTGGGCCAGGTCACagacgtcaccaccaccaagacaccCACCAGGATATCACCAAGGCAGGGTTTAAAAAGGAACTTAGGCTCAGTGCTGGTGAGTCCTCAGAAGGGGAGTGTAGAAGACAACACAGTCATGGATGTCTCTTTAGGAAGAAGTAGAAATGCTGAGGCAAGGCATAGGGATACCACACCCATAATATCTGAAGCAACTCCTGCTGAGGAAGGTGATGAgtctgaggaagaggaaaacccaaagaaaagaacaagaaccagtcAATCTTTGCCTGAGGATGATGAACATTCTTCATTTTCTGACTTTGAAAATGAATACTCCCTGATTCCAATAACTGCAAGAACACCACCTAGATATAGGAGGGATATTCATGAGGGATATGAAGTGAGAGATGAAGAGGTGGAAACATCACCCCTCACCATAGaggcctcacctcctcctcctcctcctccagaaactccaataaaagaacaACCTTCAACTTCTGCTTCTACCGCCAAAGTAAGACAAATGACTATGAGAGAGTTTCTGGAACAACTGAAGAAAAAGCCAGTGCAGCCACCTCTCACCAGACCCACCCCATTGCTGCCCTCCCTTCTTGGCACAGCTCCCAGCTCCAGCCAACTCAAACCCCGTGGTAGGCCAAAGGGGAAAACAAGACGTAAGAAGCAGCTGCCAGCCAGTGTTTCCAAGCGCCTCACCAAGGAGATATTCACTCAATTTGCCAAGTGCAGAGTATCTAAACGTGCCTTGGATGAGGTGGTGAAAATTACAGAAATCTTCTGGGAAAACTTAGTTGATGACGTGTGCGCCATGCAAACTACCAAAAAGCATCCAACAAAGTCAATCCAGCCCGAGGATGTGGAAAAGTTGATGAAGCGACAAGGCTTGATAACATCCAAGGAGAGCCTTGAGGTTTTGGTGGAACAGTTGCTTCCCATGGAAATGTGGAGTTTCTTTAAGACTTTCCCTGAGCCTGCCCATAATCCATTTCCCTCTTTCACCGGCCCATTTTATGAGACTTAA
- the LOC127009531 gene encoding serine-rich adhesin for platelets-like isoform X10 — MDNSMDRHLNTSNRKLLQNFREVMEPKDTPSPVRYQAAAMKKRPPKGSLNRSKQKSRPSIGSRGGENLRTEVLHRRSEQSFMDQTLNVSVIQGINQTYANIAAPDSSESSFNSSIDLEKGARFRKQKKGKLETAPLPAEMKMTRPALKKKKKVAQSSSTSKEAGPRQKFITHNTVAQDTQDVEAQDKSKGFSTEAGIAKKTQSMPPEATSPQGAEHSLRTSANMDVSSISASSRRSDATYDFTADYDETLPNILDTKRKFRSKLSSRKLNLPSLIEALQAKQSSASPVTVSDILDTLNAPEVQVSSPDKGSQEPLEASDEESNESHSPATSGDDEAILPPLSFRDDEANRSTILRDTFFSDVDNTSRIRLHLEETDGDMNQNPLPKTPAPPEDEDMIVDLQKSASAAQGNGMSQVIDASPIKTPPRPSLGPITEVTPTKSSSSDMAQVNDPATSTGSPAQSSLKESKGQSIDDSSPRSLEDVGQVTDANTIRTPIRSSPRRSVGQASANKLSRSVGQVADAITTPIRSSPRRSVGQTSASKLSRSMGQVTDVITTPIRSSPRRSVGQVTDVITTPIRSSPRRSVGQASASRLSKNLGQVTDVIATPIRSSPRRSVGQVSASKSSRRSVGQVSASKSSRRSVGQVSASKSSRRSVGQVTDVTTTKTPTRSSPSRSVGQVSASKSSQRSVGQVTDVTTTKTPTRSSLSESVGQVTNVTTTKTPIRSSPSRSVGQVTDVTTTKTPTRSSPRKIVGQASANKSSRRSVGQVTDVTTKTPTRSLPRKIVGHASASKSSRRSVGWVTDVTATKTPTRSSLSGSVGHVTDATTTRTPIRSSPRGNMGQASASKSSQRSVGQVTDVTTTKTPTRSSLSGSVGQVTDATTTRTLTRSSLSGSVGQVTDVTTTKAPTESSPSGSVGQVTDVTTTKTPTRISPRQGLKRNLGSVLVSPQKGSVEDNTVMDVSLGRSRNAEARHRDTTPIISEATPAEEGDESEEEENPKKRTRTSQSLPEDDEHSSFSDFENEYSLIPITARTPPRYRRDIHEGYEVRDEEVETSPLTIEASPPPPPPPETPIKEQPSTSASTAKVRQMTMREFLEQLKKKPVQPPLTRPTPLLPSLLGTAPSSSQLKPRGRPKGKTRRKKQLPASVSKRLTKEIFTQFAKCRVSKRALDEVVKITEIFWENLVDDVCAMQTTKKHPTKSIQPEDVEKLMKRQGLITSKESLEVLVEQLLPMEMWSFFKTFPEPAHNPFPSFTGPFYET, encoded by the exons ATGGACAACTCAATGGACCGCCACTTGAACACCTCAAATCGCAAGCTCCTACAGAACTTCAGGGAGGTAATGGAGCCAAAGGACACTCCTTCTCCCGTAAGATATCAGGCAGCTGCAATGAAGAAAAGACCTCCTAAGGGGAGCTTGAACAGGAGCAAGCAGAAGAGCAGACCATCTATAGGTAGCAGAG GTGGAGAAAACCTGCGTACTGAAGTCCTTCATCGCCGGTCAGAGCAATCTTTCATGGACCAAACCCTCAATGTCAGTGTTATACAAGGCATCAACCAGACTTACGCCAACATTGCAGCTCCAGACAGCAGCGAATCCTCTTTTAACTCAAGCATTGATTTGGAAAAAGGAGCAAGGTTTCgcaaacagaaaaagggaaaactggAGACTGCACCTCTTCCTGCTGAGATGAAGATGACCAGACCTGccttgaaaaagaaaaagaaagttgctCAGTCATCTAGTACCAGCAAGGAGGCAGGGCCTAGGCAGAAGTTTATCACCCATAACACTGTAGCTCAAGATACACAGGATGTTGAGGCACAGGATAAATCTAAAGGGTTCTCCACTGAGGCAGGTATAGCAAAGAAGACACAGTCCATGCCACCAGAAGCTACATCTCCACAAGGAGCTGAGCATTCACTACGTACATCTGCCAATATGGATGTTTCCTCCATAAGTGCCTCATCCAGAAGATCTGATGCAACATATGATTTTACAGCTGATTATGATGAGACACTTCCAAACATATTGGACACGAAGAGGAAGTTTCGTAGCAAGCTTTCTTCACGTAAACTAAACTTGCCCTCTCTTATTGAAGCCTTGCAAGCAAAACAATCATCTGCTAGTCCAGTAACTGTTTCTGATATCTTAGACACATTGAATGCTCCAGAGGTGCAGGTATCTTCCCCAGACAAGGGATCTCAAGAACCCCTGGAAGCTTCAGATGAGGAATCAAATGAGTCACACAGCCCAGCCACAAGTGGTGACGATGAAGCCATTCTTCCACCGCTGAGCTTCAGGGATGATGAGGCAAACAGATCCACAATTTTGCGTGACACATTTTTCTCAGATGTTGATAACACTTCAAGGATAAGGTTGCACCTTGAAGAAACTGATGGTGACATGAATCAGAATCCACTACCCAAAACACCGGCCCCACCGGAGGATGAAGACATGATAGTGGATCTACAGAAAAGTGCATCAGCAGCCCAGGGCAATGGCATGAGCCAGGTTATTGATGCCAGCCCCATCAAAACACCCCCTAGGCCAAGTCTGGGTCCGATCACTGAGGTCACGCCCACCAAGTCGTCATCCAGTGATATGGCTCAGGTCAACGATCCTGCTACCAGCACAGGCTCACCCGCACAGTCATcactgaaagaaagtaaaggtcaGTCCATCGATGACTCCTCACCCAGAAGTTTAGAAGATGTGGGTCAGGTCACTGATGCCAACACCATAAGAACACCCATCAGGTCATCACCAAGAAGAAGTGTGGGTCAGGCGAGTGCCAATAAGTTATCAAGAAGTGTGGGTCAGGTCGCAGAtgccatcaccacccccatcaggTCATCACCAAGGAGAAGTGTGGGTCAGACCAGTGCCAGTAAATTATCAAGAAGTATGGGTCAGGTCACTGATGTCATCACCACTCCCATCAGGTCATCACCAAGGAGAAGTGTGGGTCAGGTCACAGAtgtcatcaccacccccatcaggTCATCACCAAGGAGAAGCGTGGGTCAGGCCAGTGCCAGTAGGTTATCAAAAAATCTGGGTCAGGTCACTGATGTCATTGCCACCCCCATCAGGTCATCACCAAGGAGAAGTGTGGGTCAGGTCAGTGCCAGTAAGTCATCACGAAGAAGTGTGGGTCAGGTCAGTGCCAGTAAGTCATCACGAAGAAGTGTGGGTCAGGTCAGTGCCAGTAAGTCATCACGAAGAAGTGTGGGTCAG GTCACTgatgtcaccaccaccaaaacacccACCAGGTCATCACCAAGTAGAAGTGTGGGTCAGGTCAGTGCTAGTAAGTCATCACAGAGAAGTGTGGGTCAGGTCACTGATGTCACAACTACCAAAACACCCACCAGGTCATCACTGAGTGAAAGTGTGGGTCAGGTCACAAATGTCACCACCACTAAAACACCCATCAGGTCATCACCAAGTAGAAGTGTGGGTCAGGTCACTGATGTCACCACAACCAAAACACCCACCAGGTCATCACCAAGGAAAATTGTGGGTCAGGCCAGTGCCAATAAGTCATCACGAAGAAGTGTGGGTCAGGTCACTGATGTCACCACTAAAACACCCACAAGGTCATTACCAAGGAAAATTGTGGGTCATGCCAGTGCCAGTAAGTCATCACGAAGAAGTGTGGGTTGGGTCACTGATGTCACCGCCACCAAAACACCCACCAGGTCATCATTGAGTGGAAGTGTGGGTCATGTCACAgatgccaccaccaccagaacaccCATCAGGTCATCACCAAGGGGAAACATGGGTCAGGCCAGTGCTAGTAAGTCATCACAGAGAAGTGTGGGTCAGGTCACTgatgtcaccaccaccaaaacacccACCAGGTCATCATTGAGTGGAAGTGTGGGTCAGGTCACAgatgccaccaccaccagaacactCACCAGGTCATCATTGAGTGGAAGTGTGGGCCAGGTCACTGatgtcaccaccaccaaagcaCCCACTGAGTCATCACCAAGTGGAAGTGTGGGCCAGGTCACagacgtcaccaccaccaagacaccCACCAGGATATCACCAAGGCAGGGTTTAAAAAGGAACTTAGGCTCAGTGCTGGTGAGTCCTCAGAAGGGGAGTGTAGAAGACAACACAGTCATGGATGTCTCTTTAGGAAGAAGTAGAAATGCTGAGGCAAGGCATAGGGATACCACACCCATAATATCTGAAGCAACTCCTGCTGAGGAAGGTGATGAgtctgaggaagaggaaaacccaaagaaaagaacaagaaccagtcAATCTTTGCCTGAGGATGATGAACATTCTTCATTTTCTGACTTTGAAAATGAATACTCCCTGATTCCAATAACTGCAAGAACACCACCTAGATATAGGAGGGATATTCATGAGGGATATGAAGTGAGAGATGAAGAGGTGGAAACATCACCCCTCACCATAGaggcctcacctcctcctcctcctcctccagaaactccaataaaagaacaACCTTCAACTTCTGCTTCTACCGCCAAAGTAAGACAAATGACTATGAGAGAGTTTCTGGAACAACTGAAGAAAAAGCCAGTGCAGCCACCTCTCACCAGACCCACCCCATTGCTGCCCTCCCTTCTTGGCACAGCTCCCAGCTCCAGCCAACTCAAACCCCGTGGTAGGCCAAAGGGGAAAACAAGACGTAAGAAGCAGCTGCCAGCCAGTGTTTCCAAGCGCCTCACCAAGGAGATATTCACTCAATTTGCCAAGTGCAGAGTATCTAAACGTGCCTTGGATGAGGTGGTGAAAATTACAGAAATCTTCTGGGAAAACTTAGTTGATGACGTGTGCGCCATGCAAACTACCAAAAAGCATCCAACAAAGTCAATCCAGCCCGAGGATGTGGAAAAGTTGATGAAGCGACAAGGCTTGATAACATCCAAGGAGAGCCTTGAGGTTTTGGTGGAACAGTTGCTTCCCATGGAAATGTGGAGTTTCTTTAAGACTTTCCCTGAGCCTGCCCATAATCCATTTCCCTCTTTCACCGGCCCATTTTATGAGACTTAA